From a single Vibrio chagasii genomic region:
- a CDS encoding glycerate kinase has protein sequence MKIVIAPDSFKESLSAVSVAACIEKGFREVFPDADYVTLPLADGGEGTVDVLLQGLSGEKRVTQVEGPLGERVNAEWAMLEPSARTSKKMALIEIAAASGLDLLTPELRNPLVASSYGTGQLILEAMKQGAQTIILGLGGSATNDGGAGIAQALGGKLLDSTGQELSRGGAVLSELASIDLADIDSRCTDIELIVACDVDNPLCGDNGASHIFGPQKGATPEQVLMLDNALAHFAQVSESQGCVNGEQSVYERTGYGAAGGTPMGLSLLFNMQIKPGIEMVLDVLQADEILKGADLVITGEGQMDNQTLQGKTPYGIAKRASLQGIPTIGIAGSLGTQVEALYGEMASLFGTVRSPQPLEQVLQEAALNLTRTARNIASTLKLGQTILK, from the coding sequence ATGAAAATAGTTATCGCACCAGATTCGTTTAAAGAATCTTTATCGGCGGTATCGGTGGCGGCGTGTATTGAAAAAGGTTTTCGTGAAGTCTTCCCCGACGCGGATTACGTGACCTTGCCTCTGGCTGATGGCGGTGAGGGCACGGTGGATGTTTTGCTGCAAGGTTTATCCGGGGAAAAGCGAGTAACGCAGGTTGAAGGGCCGTTGGGTGAACGTGTAAACGCAGAATGGGCGATGCTTGAGCCATCCGCACGAACCTCGAAAAAAATGGCACTGATTGAGATAGCGGCGGCATCGGGTTTAGATTTACTAACGCCAGAGCTGCGTAATCCGTTGGTGGCTTCTTCATACGGTACAGGTCAGCTCATTTTAGAAGCGATGAAGCAGGGCGCTCAAACGATCATTCTTGGCTTAGGTGGCAGTGCAACCAACGATGGCGGCGCGGGGATTGCTCAAGCGTTAGGTGGTAAGTTGCTCGACAGTACAGGGCAAGAGCTCAGCCGAGGCGGTGCCGTGTTATCGGAGTTAGCTTCTATTGATTTAGCTGACATAGATTCGCGCTGCACGGATATCGAACTGATTGTTGCGTGTGATGTTGATAATCCGTTATGCGGTGATAATGGTGCCAGCCATATCTTCGGCCCACAAAAGGGAGCAACTCCGGAACAAGTTTTGATGCTTGATAACGCCCTTGCTCACTTCGCACAAGTTTCTGAGTCACAAGGTTGTGTTAACGGTGAACAGTCGGTTTACGAACGTACCGGTTATGGCGCGGCTGGTGGCACACCGATGGGGCTGAGTTTGCTATTCAACATGCAGATTAAACCGGGCATTGAGATGGTGCTTGATGTATTACAAGCTGATGAGATATTGAAAGGTGCCGACCTTGTGATTACGGGGGAAGGGCAGATGGACAATCAAACTCTGCAAGGAAAAACACCTTATGGCATTGCTAAACGAGCGAGTCTACAGGGTATTCCGACGATTGGGATTGCAGGCTCGTTGGGAACTCAAGTTGAGGCTTTGTATGGTGAAATGGCCAGTCTATTCGGAACCGTACGTTCTCCCCAGCCTCTTGAACAAGTGCTGCAAGAAGCCGCATTGAATCTAACCAGAACAGCAAGAAATATTGCATCAACGCTGAAATTAGGTCAGACGATTCTGAAATAA
- the yiaK gene encoding 3-dehydro-L-gulonate 2-dehydrogenase — MPLVSTEKLQQEYERILLARDMKPEMATKLAAGFVEMANEGTYSHGINRFPVFIDQVDKGQIKLNAEPECVNSMGALEQWDCNFGPGVLNGLICAERAMELARDYGIGMVGMRNSNHWMRGGAYVLKMAREGFAGIASTNSIAVMPAWGGKDHRVGSNPLIMAIAGDPPVVVDCSMTQFSYGQLQNFVLADKELPVVGGFDNEGNLTKDPHVLWENKRLLPMGFWKGSSMAIVLDMMLTAITGGNSVPALTEDMGGEFGVSQFLIAIDLSKTMGEGQYAQEMKRIRDYVLASEPAETGSVMIAGSEIQNFIDKHAAAGGIEINDGIWDQITSL; from the coding sequence ATGCCTTTAGTATCCACTGAAAAACTACAACAAGAATATGAACGAATCCTACTAGCTCGAGACATGAAACCAGAGATGGCAACCAAGCTTGCCGCAGGTTTTGTTGAGATGGCTAATGAGGGTACTTATTCGCACGGCATCAACCGTTTCCCAGTGTTCATTGACCAAGTAGACAAAGGTCAAATCAAGCTTAACGCAGAGCCTGAATGTGTGAACAGCATGGGTGCACTTGAGCAATGGGATTGTAATTTTGGCCCTGGCGTACTGAACGGTCTTATCTGTGCTGAACGTGCAATGGAACTGGCTCGTGACTACGGTATCGGCATGGTGGGTATGCGTAACTCAAACCACTGGATGCGTGGCGGTGCGTACGTTCTGAAAATGGCTCGTGAAGGCTTTGCAGGTATCGCATCAACAAACTCTATTGCAGTAATGCCAGCTTGGGGTGGTAAAGATCACCGCGTTGGTTCTAACCCTCTGATCATGGCGATCGCAGGCGATCCACCAGTCGTGGTTGACTGCTCAATGACACAATTCTCATACGGACAACTACAAAACTTCGTACTTGCAGACAAAGAACTTCCTGTTGTGGGTGGCTTCGACAACGAAGGCAACCTAACCAAAGACCCACACGTACTTTGGGAAAACAAACGTCTACTGCCAATGGGTTTCTGGAAAGGCTCTTCAATGGCAATCGTGCTAGACATGATGCTAACCGCAATCACTGGTGGCAACTCAGTTCCAGCACTAACAGAAGACATGGGCGGCGAATTCGGCGTTTCACAATTCCTTATCGCGATTGACCTGAGCAAAACAATGGGTGAAGGCCAATACGCACAAGAGATGAAGCGTATCCGTGACTACGTCTTGGCATCAGAGCCAGCAGAAACAGGTTCAGTAATGATTGCAGGTTCTGAAATTCAGAACTTCATCGACAAGCACGCAGCGGCTGGCGGTATTGAAATCAACGATGGAATCTGGGACCAAATTACGTCTCTGTAA
- a CDS encoding TRAP transporter small permease, with product MQSVFKSIWKSIDVIMAVILTCMIVLVFTNVVLRYGFSSGLRPSVELSRLGLVWIVMLGAAVVLRRGEHLAVAEFSERLFPKAVPVLRRICWVVVLVSVGMLYIGSYRQMMSNWSDISQLTGLPSALFYLAGVVSGVLMGVIAFVRIFNPDWQLDSLEEEKE from the coding sequence ATGCAAAGTGTATTTAAGAGTATTTGGAAAAGTATCGACGTCATCATGGCCGTTATTCTGACTTGTATGATTGTACTGGTCTTCACAAACGTAGTGCTGCGTTACGGCTTTTCCTCTGGTCTTCGTCCCTCTGTAGAACTATCTCGCCTTGGTCTTGTATGGATTGTGATGCTCGGTGCAGCCGTTGTGCTGCGCCGAGGTGAGCACCTCGCTGTTGCGGAATTTTCTGAACGACTTTTCCCTAAAGCAGTACCCGTACTAAGACGAATTTGTTGGGTGGTAGTACTGGTTTCAGTCGGCATGCTTTATATCGGTTCATACCGTCAAATGATGTCTAACTGGTCAGATATTTCTCAACTTACAGGGCTTCCTTCAGCATTATTTTATTTAGCTGGCGTGGTGTCAGGCGTGTTAATGGGTGTGATTGCGTTTGTTCGAATCTTCAACCCTGACTGGCAACTAGATAGCTTAGAAGAGGAGAAAGAATAA
- a CDS encoding TRAP transporter large permease subunit has product MTLAIFLSVLIVSILLGLPVAFALLLSSMALMLHMDFFSADILAQSLINGVDSFTLLAIPFFLIAGEVMASGGLSQRIVRLATTYVGHRQGGLGYVAIMTSVLLAGLSGSAVADAAALVSILYPMMKAAKYPEAPSMGLLASGGIIAPVIPPSIPLILVGVAGGISIKNLFLGGIVPGLLMGMTLMFVWRMTVRKENLATSERATKAEKRAALKDGIWALFLPVIIIVGIRFGIFTPTEAAVVAAAYAIFISTFVYKELTLKSFYHIVLNAGRSTAMVMFLVGCAMVAAWLITVAQLPQQLAEMLGPLVDSPRLLMAVIMLLVLCVGMVMDLSPTILILVPLLMPVIKMAGIDPTYFGLLFVINCSIGLITPPVGTVLNVVCGVARVPMSTAVKGVLPFIAAYMALLTLFVIFPSIITVPMSYVIG; this is encoded by the coding sequence ATGACGTTAGCCATTTTCTTATCGGTATTGATTGTCTCAATCTTACTTGGTCTTCCTGTTGCGTTTGCACTGCTATTGTCTTCAATGGCACTGATGCTGCACATGGATTTCTTTAGTGCGGACATTCTTGCGCAGTCTTTAATTAATGGTGTCGACAGCTTTACGCTACTCGCAATCCCATTCTTCCTAATTGCTGGTGAAGTAATGGCGTCGGGCGGCTTGTCACAACGTATTGTTCGACTAGCTACTACGTATGTTGGTCACCGCCAAGGTGGCTTGGGTTACGTAGCCATCATGACTTCGGTTCTACTTGCCGGCCTTTCAGGTTCAGCGGTAGCAGATGCAGCAGCATTGGTAAGTATCCTTTACCCAATGATGAAAGCAGCTAAATACCCAGAAGCACCATCAATGGGTCTGCTCGCTTCAGGCGGCATCATCGCCCCGGTTATCCCACCTTCAATTCCACTTATCTTAGTCGGTGTTGCCGGCGGTATTTCAATTAAAAACCTTTTCTTAGGCGGTATTGTTCCTGGCCTATTGATGGGTATGACATTGATGTTTGTGTGGCGCATGACGGTTCGCAAAGAGAACTTAGCAACCTCTGAGCGCGCAACCAAAGCAGAAAAACGCGCAGCACTTAAAGATGGTATCTGGGCTCTATTCTTGCCTGTCATCATCATTGTGGGTATCCGCTTCGGCATCTTTACCCCAACAGAGGCGGCGGTTGTCGCAGCAGCGTACGCAATCTTCATCTCAACGTTTGTTTATAAAGAGCTAACGCTAAAGAGCTTCTACCACATTGTACTTAATGCTGGCCGCTCTACAGCAATGGTTATGTTCTTGGTTGGCTGTGCCATGGTGGCAGCTTGGCTAATTACTGTCGCTCAATTACCACAACAGCTTGCTGAAATGTTAGGTCCACTGGTCGATAGCCCTCGACTACTAATGGCCGTAATCATGCTGCTTGTTCTGTGTGTTGGCATGGTGATGGATTTAAGCCCGACCATTCTTATTCTGGTTCCGCTACTGATGCCTGTTATCAAAATGGCTGGAATCGACCCAACTTACTTTGGCCTGTTGTTCGTTATCAACTGTTCAATTGGTCTGATTACGCCTCCAGTAGGCACCGTACTGAACGTAGTGTGTGGTGTAGCTCGAGTGCCAATGTCGACTGCTGTGAAAGGCGTACTACCCTTCATTGCTGCATACATGGCCCTACTCACACTGTTTGTCATCTTCCCTAGCATTATCACTGTGCCAATGTCGTATGTCATTGGTTAA
- a CDS encoding DctP family TRAP transporter solute-binding subunit — protein sequence MKTLLKMTLLASTIAMSANTFAATTLKLAHAAPESDLQQDLSLFFKKEVEARSNGEIKVNVYPQGQLGSDKQMIDGSRAGIVDLTMVGLNNYNGLMPESAAFTLPFMFPDRQTAYKVLDGEPGKEVLTKFEKFGLKGLGFPENGYRNMTNNEKPIRVPSDVEGLQMRVNGSKALNDMFNELGANPQQLPVSELYTALETGVVDSQDHPIPVTLSFKFDEVQKYLSLTQHAYSPLVLTMNLRKFNKLSAEEQKIIEEVSAEAVAMQRKLSVEKEEQMISQLEANGMQVNRDVDGKAFQEAIQPVWNAYIEKNGDVMINKIKVAAK from the coding sequence ATGAAAACCCTACTAAAAATGACTCTACTTGCTTCAACCATCGCGATGAGCGCTAACACGTTTGCTGCAACAACTCTTAAGCTTGCACACGCTGCACCAGAGTCTGACCTGCAACAAGACCTATCTCTTTTCTTTAAGAAAGAAGTAGAAGCTCGTTCAAATGGCGAAATCAAAGTCAACGTATACCCTCAAGGTCAGCTAGGCAGTGATAAGCAGATGATCGACGGTTCTCGTGCTGGCATCGTTGATTTAACGATGGTTGGTTTGAACAACTACAACGGCCTGATGCCTGAATCAGCAGCATTCACTCTGCCGTTCATGTTCCCAGACCGCCAAACGGCATACAAAGTACTGGACGGTGAACCGGGTAAAGAAGTGCTAACTAAGTTCGAGAAATTCGGTCTGAAAGGTCTTGGTTTCCCTGAGAACGGTTACCGCAACATGACCAACAACGAAAAACCTATTCGTGTTCCTTCTGATGTTGAAGGTCTGCAAATGCGTGTAAACGGCTCTAAAGCACTGAACGATATGTTCAACGAGCTAGGTGCTAACCCACAACAGCTACCAGTTTCTGAGCTATACACAGCACTTGAAACAGGCGTTGTTGATTCACAGGACCACCCAATTCCAGTAACGCTGTCGTTCAAGTTTGACGAAGTACAAAAGTACCTAAGCCTGACACAGCACGCTTACTCACCATTGGTTCTGACGATGAACCTACGCAAGTTCAACAAACTAAGTGCTGAAGAACAAAAAATCATCGAAGAAGTATCGGCTGAAGCAGTCGCAATGCAACGTAAGCTAAGCGTTGAGAAAGAAGAGCAAATGATTTCTCAGCTTGAAGCGAATGGTATGCAAGTTAACCGCGACGTTGATGGCAAAGCCTTCCAAGAAGCGATTCAACCAGTATGGAACGCATACATTGAGAAAAACGGTGATGTGATGATCAACAAGATCAAGGTTGCAGCTAAGTAA
- a CDS encoding L-ribulose-5-phosphate 4-epimerase gives MYQELKERVLAANLQLPKYGLVTFTWGNVSEIDRERGVIAIKPSGVEYDVMAADDIVVVDLEGNRVEGTMNPSSDTATHIELYKAFPSIGGIVHTHSRNATIWAQAGRDIPALGTTHADYFYGDVPCTRLLTKAEIESEYEKNTGLVIIEEFNQRDIDPQAMPGAIIAGHAPFTWGKDGSDAVHNAVVMEEIAAMATATRSISPEVAIQPELLDKHYNRKHGKNSYYGQK, from the coding sequence ATGTACCAAGAATTAAAAGAACGCGTTCTCGCAGCTAACTTACAACTTCCTAAATACGGCCTTGTGACTTTCACTTGGGGTAACGTCTCTGAAATCGACCGCGAGCGTGGTGTCATTGCGATTAAACCTTCTGGTGTTGAATACGATGTAATGGCGGCAGACGATATTGTGGTTGTCGACCTTGAAGGTAATCGTGTTGAAGGGACAATGAACCCATCTAGCGATACCGCAACTCATATTGAACTCTACAAAGCGTTTCCATCAATTGGCGGCATTGTTCATACGCACTCTCGCAACGCGACGATTTGGGCTCAAGCAGGCCGAGACATTCCAGCACTAGGTACCACACATGCCGACTACTTCTACGGCGATGTACCTTGTACCCGACTCCTTACCAAAGCAGAAATTGAATCTGAGTACGAGAAAAACACGGGTCTTGTGATCATCGAAGAATTCAACCAACGCGATATTGATCCGCAAGCAATGCCAGGTGCAATCATTGCCGGTCACGCACCGTTTACTTGGGGTAAAGATGGTTCAGATGCTGTCCACAACGCTGTTGTGATGGAAGAAATCGCAGCAATGGCAACCGCAACCCGCTCAATCAGCCCAGAGGTCGCGATTCAACCAGAACTGCTTGATAAGCACTACAACCGTAAACACGGCAAGAACTCATACTACGGACAGAAGTAA
- a CDS encoding Cof-type HAD-IIB family hydrolase produces the protein MHTSSPLKSCKHKLLALDLDGTVLSSQHTISQELIDAIKSIAKNTHVVIVTGRHHVAAKPYYEQLGLSTPIICCNGTYIFDYQTNTVLEENAIDKQMAAEFITLSQAHALKMVMYVRDAMLYSKSRPIEYMEALLEWSETFPPAKRPNIQKVDDFHHEAAASEYVWKFVVEGEVDQFAKLPFVQDHFNGERSWIDRVDFAAKGNSKGNALTRYIEPLGIRLEECVAVGDNHNDISMLQAAGLGVAMHNADDTVKNTAHLVTEKNNDDKTGLAELLSRLFK, from the coding sequence ATGCATACGTCATCACCGCTCAAGTCTTGTAAACATAAGCTTCTAGCTCTCGATCTCGATGGAACAGTGCTCAGCTCTCAGCACACCATCAGCCAAGAGTTAATCGACGCTATCAAGAGCATCGCAAAAAACACACATGTGGTGATAGTAACAGGCCGTCACCATGTTGCTGCTAAACCTTACTACGAACAGTTGGGGTTATCGACGCCGATCATTTGCTGTAACGGCACTTATATATTTGATTACCAAACCAATACCGTTCTTGAAGAGAATGCCATCGACAAACAGATGGCTGCTGAATTTATCACGCTTTCTCAAGCCCATGCTCTCAAGATGGTGATGTATGTGCGTGACGCCATGCTCTACTCAAAAAGTCGCCCTATCGAATACATGGAAGCGCTACTTGAATGGTCAGAGACATTTCCACCAGCGAAACGTCCGAACATCCAGAAAGTCGACGACTTCCATCATGAAGCCGCTGCATCTGAGTACGTTTGGAAATTTGTCGTCGAGGGAGAAGTCGACCAATTCGCCAAACTTCCATTTGTCCAAGACCACTTTAATGGCGAGCGTTCTTGGATCGATCGCGTCGATTTCGCAGCGAAAGGAAACAGTAAAGGCAATGCACTTACTCGTTACATCGAGCCACTAGGCATCCGCCTTGAAGAGTGTGTCGCTGTTGGTGATAACCACAACGATATCTCGATGCTGCAAGCCGCAGGTCTCGGCGTAGCCATGCACAATGCCGACGACACCGTTAAAAACACCGCACACCTTGTCACAGAAAAAAATAACGATGACAAGACAGGGCTCGCAGAGCTTTTAAGCCGCTTATTTAAATAG
- a CDS encoding YhcH/YjgK/YiaL family protein, with protein sequence MLVGNTQPSKFTRSYPVAVQNVLEHINSLDTDALAIGRHTLPGFDADQAWFVVLEYKKEPLACFKPEVHKHYSDLQIVLKGSEIMAWSKDTGDHKLVEPYNEQRDLQFYEFEGVELNFIHAKPQQFYLFTPDTVHITNIENDDSSIVRKLVVKIHNDLLDAK encoded by the coding sequence ATGCTAGTCGGAAATACTCAACCCTCTAAATTTACCCGAAGCTACCCAGTCGCTGTTCAAAATGTGCTTGAGCATATCAACAGTCTAGATACCGATGCTCTAGCGATTGGCCGCCACACCTTGCCTGGTTTTGATGCAGACCAAGCTTGGTTCGTTGTACTGGAATACAAAAAAGAACCACTCGCATGCTTTAAGCCAGAAGTACATAAGCACTACTCAGATCTACAAATTGTACTTAAAGGTTCAGAGATCATGGCTTGGTCTAAAGACACTGGTGACCACAAGCTCGTAGAACCTTACAACGAACAGAGAGATCTGCAGTTTTATGAGTTCGAAGGTGTTGAACTGAACTTTATTCATGCCAAACCGCAGCAGTTCTATCTCTTCACACCCGATACCGTTCATATCACCAACATTGAAAATGACGACAGCTCGATTGTTAGAAAGTTGGTAGTAAAAATTCACAATGACTTACTGGATGCCAAATAA
- a CDS encoding carbohydrate kinase, whose amino-acid sequence MNYYIGIDSGGTFMKAALFNAKGEQQGLARVSASVINEKQGWVERDLDALWGNAVAVIKQLLETTQVEPTAIKGLSISAQGKGVYLLDKQGKNLGHGIMSSDSRSLPIVKEWLEQGKAQEIYPTTLQTLWTGHPVSIIRWIKENDRQRYDQIGAVMMSHDYLRYRLTGEVAAELTNISESNVFNSITGEYDKALLTTFGIEEIWDALPPVVKPQQQAGKITAAIAEETGLALGTPVFGGLFDVVSTAICSGINSSEDTLNYVMGTWAVTSGISKQVTQETHNFVYGHYAVDGEYIIHEASPTSAGNYEWFADYLGENGKLDHAQNQALVDALDPASSSVYFVPFLYGSNQGLGLKSGFYGLQSHHTKGHLIQAIWEGILFCHNLHLERMRQRFPKADLLKVTGGPASSPVWMQMLADLTGMTVEVSDVDETGSLGAAMMAMVGAGEFASLAECTQSVTHSASRVEPNLANYEKYQKKYKHYQRLVQLFKQFEEEMDA is encoded by the coding sequence ATGAATTACTACATCGGAATTGATTCTGGCGGTACCTTTATGAAAGCCGCGCTGTTTAATGCCAAAGGCGAACAGCAAGGCTTGGCACGTGTCTCAGCGAGCGTCATTAACGAAAAGCAAGGTTGGGTAGAACGTGACCTAGACGCGCTGTGGGGCAACGCTGTAGCCGTGATTAAACAGCTACTTGAAACCACACAGGTTGAGCCAACAGCCATCAAAGGCTTAAGTATTTCAGCGCAAGGTAAAGGTGTTTACCTGCTAGACAAGCAAGGCAAAAACTTGGGCCACGGCATCATGTCGTCAGACTCTCGCTCGCTACCCATCGTTAAAGAGTGGTTAGAGCAAGGCAAAGCACAAGAGATCTACCCGACCACATTGCAGACTCTGTGGACAGGTCACCCAGTATCGATCATTCGCTGGATCAAAGAGAACGACCGTCAGCGCTACGACCAAATCGGAGCGGTCATGATGTCGCACGATTACCTACGTTATCGCTTAACAGGTGAAGTTGCCGCTGAACTGACCAACATCTCAGAAAGCAATGTCTTCAACTCCATTACTGGCGAGTACGATAAAGCACTGCTGACAACCTTCGGTATTGAAGAGATCTGGGATGCGCTGCCACCGGTAGTAAAACCTCAGCAGCAAGCAGGCAAAATTACAGCCGCTATCGCTGAAGAGACAGGCCTTGCACTTGGCACTCCAGTCTTTGGTGGTCTATTTGATGTGGTTTCAACAGCCATCTGCTCTGGTATTAATTCATCAGAAGACACCTTGAATTATGTGATGGGCACTTGGGCAGTAACCTCTGGTATTTCCAAGCAAGTCACTCAAGAGACGCACAACTTTGTCTATGGCCACTATGCGGTCGATGGGGAATACATCATTCATGAAGCAAGCCCAACCTCAGCAGGTAACTATGAGTGGTTTGCTGACTACCTTGGTGAAAATGGCAAGCTCGACCATGCTCAGAATCAAGCATTAGTCGATGCATTAGACCCGGCATCTAGCTCGGTCTACTTCGTGCCATTCCTTTATGGTTCAAACCAAGGCTTAGGGCTTAAATCTGGCTTCTACGGATTACAGTCTCACCACACCAAAGGCCATCTAATTCAAGCGATTTGGGAAGGCATTCTATTCTGTCACAACCTTCATCTTGAACGTATGCGTCAGCGTTTCCCGAAAGCGGATCTGCTGAAAGTGACGGGCGGTCCTGCCTCCAGCCCTGTTTGGATGCAAATGCTGGCAGACCTTACCGGAATGACAGTTGAAGTCTCCGACGTAGATGAAACAGGGTCACTTGGCGCAGCCATGATGGCTATGGTTGGCGCTGGTGAATTTGCTTCTTTAGCAGAGTGCACGCAAAGCGTTACTCACTCAGCTTCTCGTGTTGAGCCGAACCTAGCAAACTACGAAAAATATCAGAAGAAATACAAGCACTACCAACGACTGGTTCAGTTGTTTAAACAATTTGAGGAAGAAATGGATGCCTAA
- a CDS encoding 3-keto-L-gulonate-6-phosphate decarboxylase UlaD, which yields MPKSLLKPSKPLLQMALDATDIDTALASIEHVADKLDVIEIGTILAFAHGVDSVRILREKYPNHTIVCDMKITDASAILTRLAMEAGANWVTVSAAAHIETIRSAKKVTDEFNGEVQIELYGHWTMDDARAWVDMGITQAIYHRSRDAELAGVSWTEEDLIKMQKLSDIGIELSITGGIVPDDLHLFKNLSAKSFIAGRALAGSNGRDIAENFHTEIGKHW from the coding sequence ATGCCTAAGTCCTTACTAAAACCATCTAAGCCTTTGTTACAAATGGCGCTTGATGCTACGGATATTGATACCGCACTCGCGTCTATTGAGCATGTCGCTGACAAGCTCGACGTGATTGAAATCGGGACGATTCTGGCCTTTGCTCACGGCGTAGACAGCGTAAGAATCCTGAGAGAAAAGTACCCAAACCACACTATCGTGTGTGATATGAAAATCACCGATGCGAGCGCAATTTTGACCCGTCTAGCAATGGAAGCCGGTGCCAACTGGGTAACCGTTAGCGCAGCCGCTCACATTGAAACTATCCGCTCAGCGAAGAAAGTCACTGACGAGTTTAACGGTGAAGTACAAATTGAACTGTACGGCCACTGGACGATGGATGACGCGCGCGCTTGGGTCGATATGGGTATAACGCAAGCAATTTATCACCGTTCACGCGATGCGGAACTGGCTGGTGTGAGCTGGACCGAAGAAGATTTGATAAAAATGCAGAAATTATCGGATATAGGAATTGAACTATCCATTACTGGTGGTATTGTGCCAGACGATCTGCATTTGTTTAAGAATCTGTCTGCAAAGTCATTTATTGCTGGCCGCGCTTTAGCCGGAAGCAATGGACGTGATATTGCAGAAAATTTCCATACTGAAATAGGTAAACACTGGTAG
- a CDS encoding IclR family transcriptional regulator: protein MSEQIKSLSKALTVLEFLGNYPNGVSLQKVSEGTGFNKSSVHRILATFEASGYVAQMCSGKEYRLTMKLVQLGHAAINSDVTGTVKPYLSELLDDVNETVNFLSFDADNIIFKDKFEPVNSAFRTRTYVGLHSPMYCSAAGKCYLAFSSDAVRETYWQRNVSTMKPLTENTILDKSQFFDVLDKIKARGYALDDEENEAGISCVAVPIFDKNKSPVYAVSVSSLTPKMKALGYEEIANKIQDITARIEQQLF from the coding sequence ATGAGTGAGCAAATTAAATCGTTGTCTAAAGCACTGACTGTTCTGGAGTTCCTTGGGAATTATCCTAATGGCGTCTCACTACAGAAAGTGTCTGAAGGGACAGGCTTCAATAAGTCTTCTGTCCACCGTATTTTGGCAACGTTTGAAGCCTCTGGTTATGTTGCTCAAATGTGCTCAGGCAAAGAGTATCGCTTAACAATGAAGCTAGTTCAGCTAGGTCACGCAGCCATCAACTCTGACGTGACTGGCACTGTTAAGCCTTACCTCTCTGAGCTGCTCGACGATGTGAATGAGACGGTGAACTTTCTCTCTTTTGACGCTGACAACATCATCTTCAAAGATAAGTTTGAGCCGGTAAATTCCGCGTTTCGTACTCGCACATACGTCGGTTTGCACTCTCCTATGTACTGCTCTGCCGCTGGTAAATGCTACCTAGCGTTCAGCTCTGACGCTGTGCGCGAAACCTACTGGCAGCGTAATGTCAGCACCATGAAGCCATTAACTGAGAATACGATTCTCGATAAATCTCAGTTTTTCGATGTTCTCGACAAGATCAAAGCACGCGGTTATGCGCTCGATGATGAAGAGAACGAAGCAGGCATTTCTTGTGTTGCTGTCCCTATTTTCGACAAGAACAAATCCCCTGTATACGCGGTAAGTGTCTCTTCACTAACGCCAAAAATGAAAGCGTTAGGCTATGAAGAAATTGCCAACAAAATCCAAGACATCACGGCGCGTATAGAACAACAACTCTTTTAA